The following proteins come from a genomic window of Iamia sp. SCSIO 61187:
- a CDS encoding lactate racemase domain-containing protein translates to MPRPGLVLDVDRSTPPVLFHHGESFRLEKLPAGRSRIVYPGEPIDPLKSVTQAIEDALDNPLDSDPLSARLFAGMKLVIAFDDVSLPLPKMKRPDIRQRIIEAVLDRAAAAGVDDVRIIAALALHRRMTEHELRHAVGDRVYDAFAPDGRLYNHDAEDPDDLAFLGTTPHGEEVEINKAAAESDLLVYVNINIVSMDGGHKSTATGLASYRSIRHHHNPATMEHSRSFMDRHSSELHHANWRMGKVIRDAGVQIFQIETTLNNDTFGDTGPLSVLQKREWEWSTKDRIAFMGMKAGLDRMSMATRRKIFQSHEAPYGVTSVTAGAVEPVHEVTLQHNFAQHLVPVEGQTDVLTMGLPYICPYNVHSIMNPILVMCLGLGYFFNMYRGRPLVREGGVLIMSHPTPWEFHPVHHPSYIDFFEEVLAETTDPKVMADTFEKRYAEDEWYRHLYRTSHAYHGVHPFYMWYWGAHALQHLGSVIIVGGDVRAVRRLGFRPASTLQDALEMATDTVGPQPTVTHLHNPPLVMADVT, encoded by the coding sequence ATGCCCCGTCCCGGACTCGTCCTCGACGTCGATCGCTCGACGCCCCCCGTCCTGTTCCACCACGGCGAGTCGTTCCGCCTCGAGAAGCTGCCCGCCGGCCGCAGCCGGATCGTCTACCCCGGCGAGCCCATCGACCCGCTCAAGAGCGTCACCCAGGCCATCGAGGACGCCCTCGACAACCCGCTCGACAGCGACCCGCTCAGCGCCCGCCTGTTCGCGGGCATGAAGCTCGTCATCGCCTTCGACGACGTCTCGCTGCCGCTGCCCAAGATGAAGCGGCCCGACATCCGCCAGCGGATCATCGAGGCCGTCCTCGACCGGGCCGCGGCCGCCGGCGTCGACGACGTGCGCATCATCGCCGCCCTCGCCCTGCACCGGCGCATGACCGAGCACGAGCTGCGCCACGCCGTCGGCGACCGGGTCTACGACGCCTTCGCCCCCGACGGGAGGCTGTACAACCACGACGCCGAGGACCCCGACGACCTCGCCTTCCTGGGCACCACGCCCCACGGCGAGGAGGTCGAGATCAACAAGGCGGCCGCCGAGTCCGACCTGCTCGTCTACGTCAACATCAACATCGTCTCCATGGACGGCGGCCACAAGAGCACCGCCACCGGGCTGGCCAGCTACCGCAGCATCCGCCACCACCACAACCCGGCGACGATGGAGCACTCCCGGTCGTTCATGGACCGCCACAGCTCCGAGCTGCACCACGCCAACTGGCGCATGGGCAAGGTGATCCGCGACGCCGGCGTCCAGATCTTCCAGATCGAGACGACGCTGAACAACGACACCTTCGGAGACACCGGGCCGCTCTCGGTCCTCCAGAAGCGCGAGTGGGAGTGGTCGACGAAGGACCGCATCGCCTTCATGGGCATGAAGGCCGGGCTGGACCGCATGTCGATGGCGACGCGCCGCAAGATCTTCCAGTCCCACGAGGCGCCCTACGGCGTCACCTCGGTGACCGCCGGCGCCGTCGAGCCCGTCCACGAGGTCACCCTCCAGCACAACTTCGCCCAGCACCTGGTGCCGGTCGAGGGCCAGACCGACGTGCTGACCATGGGGCTGCCGTACATCTGCCCCTACAACGTCCACTCGATCATGAACCCGATCCTGGTCATGTGCCTGGGCCTCGGGTACTTCTTCAACATGTACCGGGGGCGGCCCCTGGTGCGCGAGGGCGGCGTGCTCATCATGAGCCACCCCACCCCGTGGGAGTTCCACCCCGTCCACCACCCCAGCTACATCGACTTCTTCGAGGAGGTGCTGGCCGAGACCACCGACCCCAAGGTCATGGCCGACACCTTCGAGAAGCGCTACGCCGAGGACGAGTGGTACCGCCACCTGTACCGGACGAGCCACGCCTACCACGGCGTCCACCCGTTCTACATGTGGTACTGGGGTGCCCACGCCCTCCAGCACCTGGGATCGGTGATCATCGTCGGCGGCGACGTCCGGGCCGTGCGGCGCCTCGGCTTCCGCCCCGCCAGCACCCTCCAGGACGCCCTCGAGATGGCCACCGACACCGTCGGCCCCCAGCCCACGGTCACCCACCTCCACAACCCGCCCCTCGTCATGGCGGACGTGACGTGA
- a CDS encoding lysophospholipid acyltransferase family protein — translation MAERTGPRRVEVALRRAQQIRRRLPQPTAALRAAEFPFRAPTLPGGVEPLPKEATLGAAYDTAWARSPAARLGRLALLEGAVRPLVKAVADPERRGYDRLVGLDGPAIFAANHLSHIDAGLLLTSLPEPWRHRAFAAAAADYFFDTRVKATMAALALNAIPIERSKVTRRSATLAAELIDDGWSMVIFPEGGRSPDGWAQPFRAGAAFLAVRCGVPVVPVHLEGTGRILPKGTNKLVPGRTRVTFGTPIHPGPDADMRALAAEIEAAVTALADEVADDWWTARQRAHAGQSPPLSGPDASSWRRAWALGDRRSHRRKRIEPWPLRE, via the coding sequence ATGGCCGAGCGGACCGGGCCGCGCCGGGTCGAGGTCGCCCTCCGACGGGCCCAGCAGATCCGGCGCCGGCTGCCCCAGCCCACCGCCGCCCTGCGGGCCGCCGAGTTCCCGTTCCGGGCGCCGACGCTGCCCGGCGGGGTCGAGCCCCTGCCGAAGGAGGCGACGCTCGGCGCCGCCTACGACACGGCGTGGGCCCGCTCCCCCGCGGCCCGGCTGGGCCGCCTGGCCCTCCTCGAGGGGGCCGTCCGACCGCTGGTGAAGGCGGTGGCCGACCCCGAGCGGCGCGGCTACGACCGCCTCGTCGGCCTCGACGGGCCGGCCATCTTCGCCGCCAACCACCTCAGCCACATCGACGCCGGCCTGCTGCTGACCTCGCTCCCGGAGCCGTGGCGCCACCGGGCCTTCGCCGCCGCCGCCGCCGACTACTTCTTCGACACCCGGGTGAAGGCCACCATGGCCGCCCTCGCCCTCAACGCCATCCCGATCGAGCGCAGCAAGGTCACCCGCCGGTCGGCGACCCTCGCCGCCGAGCTCATCGACGACGGCTGGAGCATGGTCATCTTCCCCGAGGGCGGGCGCAGCCCCGACGGCTGGGCCCAGCCCTTCCGGGCCGGGGCCGCCTTCCTGGCCGTGCGCTGCGGCGTGCCCGTCGTCCCCGTGCACCTCGAGGGCACCGGCCGCATCTTGCCCAAGGGCACCAACAAGCTCGTCCCCGGCCGCACCCGGGTCACCTTCGGCACCCCGATCCACCCCGGACCCGACGCCGACATGCGGGCCCTGGCCGCCGAGATCGAGGCCGCCGTCACCGCCCTGGCCGACGAGGTCGCCGATGACTGGTGGACGGCGCGCCAGCGGGCCCACGCCGGCCAGAGCCCGCCGCTGTCGGGCCCCGACGCCAGCTCCTGGCGCCGGGCCTGGGCCCTGGGCGACCGCCGCTCGCACCGCCGCAAGCGGATCGAGCCCTGGCCCCTCCGCGAGTGA
- a CDS encoding GntR family transcriptional regulator yields the protein MTEPPPRRIRYREIADDLRARIEEGDLRGRRLLPSESELSTRYEASRVTVRKALDGLRAEGLVDSRQGFGWFVATEPIRQHLGRLGTIEEQLEADGRASERRILDFAFVAAPARVAEVLGVDQVLRVDRVNLADGEPFARVTVWCPEELGASLSRAQVAEHTFLELLPVPLGGAVQTIEAQAASAADAALLEIPVGSPVLVCERITSDVGGHPVLVAEHVFPGHRSAFTVDLPHPARASMAPSGLRLVDGAGRR from the coding sequence ATGACCGAGCCCCCGCCGCGGCGGATCCGCTACCGCGAGATCGCCGACGACCTGCGGGCCCGCATCGAGGAGGGAGACCTGCGGGGCCGGCGCCTGCTCCCCAGCGAGTCCGAGCTGTCGACGCGCTACGAGGCCAGCCGGGTGACCGTCCGCAAGGCGCTCGACGGGTTGCGCGCCGAGGGGCTGGTGGACTCCCGCCAGGGGTTCGGCTGGTTCGTGGCCACCGAGCCCATCCGCCAGCACCTCGGCCGGCTCGGGACCATCGAGGAGCAGCTCGAGGCCGACGGCCGGGCCTCCGAGCGGCGGATCCTCGACTTCGCCTTCGTGGCCGCCCCGGCCCGGGTCGCCGAGGTGCTTGGCGTCGACCAGGTGCTGCGCGTCGACCGGGTGAACCTGGCCGACGGCGAGCCCTTCGCCCGGGTGACGGTCTGGTGCCCCGAGGAGCTGGGCGCCTCGCTGTCGCGGGCCCAGGTGGCCGAGCACACCTTCCTCGAGCTGCTGCCGGTGCCGCTCGGCGGTGCCGTGCAGACGATCGAGGCCCAGGCGGCGTCGGCCGCCGACGCCGCCCTGCTGGAGATCCCCGTGGGGTCGCCGGTGCTCGTCTGCGAGCGCATCACCTCCGACGTCGGTGGGCACCCCGTCCTGGTCGCCGAGCACGTCTTCCCCGGCCACCGCAGCGCCTTCACCGTCGACCTCCCGCACCCGGCGCGGGCCTCGATGGCCCCCAGCGGGCTCCGCCTGGTCGACGGCGCCGGCCGCCGCTGA
- the sigK gene encoding ECF RNA polymerase sigma factor SigK — translation MGLTRRHLQSVPASGPGDADALLARTARGDADAFAELYDIVAPTVVGIARRVVRDPHQADEVAQEVMLEVWRRAPSYDRTKGSCKTWVATIAHRRSVDRVRSEQAERDRRVRDAERTGAADPDPVSAPMTLEDERQEVVTALGQLTELQRETIELAYYGGYTYAQVADILELPLGTVKTRIRDGMIRLRDALEVTS, via the coding sequence ATGGGTCTGACCCGCCGCCACCTGCAGTCGGTGCCCGCCAGCGGGCCCGGCGACGCCGACGCCCTCCTGGCCCGCACCGCCCGGGGCGACGCCGACGCCTTCGCCGAGCTCTACGACATCGTCGCCCCCACCGTCGTGGGCATCGCCCGCCGGGTCGTCCGCGACCCGCACCAGGCCGACGAGGTGGCCCAGGAGGTCATGCTCGAGGTCTGGCGCCGGGCGCCGAGCTACGACCGGACCAAGGGCTCGTGCAAGACCTGGGTCGCGACCATCGCCCACCGGCGCAGCGTCGACCGGGTGCGCAGCGAGCAGGCCGAGCGCGACCGCCGCGTCCGCGACGCCGAGCGCACCGGCGCCGCCGACCCCGACCCCGTGTCCGCCCCGATGACCCTCGAGGACGAGCGCCAGGAGGTCGTCACCGCCCTGGGCCAGCTGACCGAGCTCCAGCGGGAGACCATCGAGCTCGCCTACTACGGCGGCTACACCTACGCCCAGGTCGCTGACATCCTGGAGCTGCCCCTCGGAACGGTGAAGACCCGCATCCGGGACGGGATGATCCGCCTGCGAGACGCACTGGAGGTGACGTCGTGA
- a CDS encoding anti-sigma factor, whose amino-acid sequence MSPPDPHTLVGPYVLDALPADERDLFEDHLSRCPECQTEAAELLAAAAHLGQAAAVVPPAALRDQVLAQVAQTRQVAPGGSFGAGERRRRPWVTPVLAAAAVVVLAAVGAIAVRSDQRADQAEDLVAIVADPEAETVEVSGEGGTMRLVVSDAHDSSVVVAEGMAAPPPGKTYALWFDEAGVMVLHGTFAPDDDGSVRVRVDGVPSDVVGVTVEDAGETPREPTFPTVATGSL is encoded by the coding sequence GTGAGCCCCCCCGATCCGCACACCCTCGTCGGGCCCTACGTGCTCGACGCCCTCCCGGCGGACGAGCGCGACCTGTTCGAGGACCACCTGTCCCGCTGCCCGGAGTGCCAGACCGAGGCGGCCGAGCTGCTGGCCGCCGCCGCCCACCTGGGGCAGGCCGCCGCCGTCGTCCCCCCGGCCGCCCTGCGCGACCAGGTGCTCGCCCAGGTCGCCCAGACCCGTCAGGTCGCCCCCGGCGGCTCGTTCGGGGCCGGCGAGCGCCGCCGCCGCCCCTGGGTGACCCCCGTCCTCGCCGCCGCCGCCGTGGTCGTGCTGGCGGCGGTCGGCGCCATCGCCGTGCGGTCCGACCAGCGGGCCGACCAGGCCGAGGACCTCGTCGCCATCGTCGCCGACCCCGAGGCCGAGACCGTCGAGGTCTCGGGCGAGGGCGGCACCATGCGCCTCGTCGTCTCCGACGCCCACGACAGCTCGGTGGTCGTGGCCGAGGGCATGGCCGCCCCGCCGCCGGGCAAGACCTACGCCCTCTGGTTCGACGAGGCCGGCGTGATGGTGCTCCACGGCACCTTCGCCCCCGACGACGACGGGTCGGTCCGGGTCCGGGTCGACGGCGTCCCGAGCGACGTCGTCGGCGTGACCGTCGAGGACGCCGGCGAGACGCCCCGGGAGCCGACCTTCCCCACCGTCGCCACCGGCTCCCTGTAG
- a CDS encoding acetoacetate--CoA ligase has protein sequence MDGVAASTEGHGRGEVLWEPPSDAWTTTAAGRFAAAHGHRSYPGLHAWSVTDLDGFWTAVSDDLGVRWHERPTHALAEASMPGARWFPGGTLSYAEHALAAAADRPDDVAVVARSQTRDPQEITWGALAEQVARCAAGLRRLGVAPGDRVAAYAPNIPETLVAFLATASIGAVWSSCAPEFGTRSVIDRLGQIEPSVLLAVDGYRYGAKAIDRTAEVAVIEDALPGLRHTVRIPYLDRARPANSAGASPGGSEDGWADLLAGPHPGPPTFAAVPFDHPLYILFSSGTTGLPKAIVHGHGGITVEHLKTLTLHQDLTPADRFLWFTTTGWMMWNYLVSGLLTGSTIVLFDGDPAHPSLATLWDVADETGTTVFGASAPFLMACRKEGLDPARGSLRWVGSTGAPLPAEGFRWVRDAVGVPVSSISGGTDVCTAFLGTSPLLPVRAGELSCRLLGCAVEAVHPDGTACAPGELGELVVTVPMPSMPVGFWGDDDGSRYRAAYFEDIPGVWRHGDWVTFTADGAATITGRSDATLNRGGVRLGTSDFYTVVEGLPEVADSLVVHLEGDDGGAGELILFVALAPGVAVDEDELGRRIGAALRSELSPRHVPDRLEVVPAVPRTLSGKKLEVPVKRILTGTPVDDAVARGSLADPSALDAFERLAPETPPTP, from the coding sequence GTGGACGGCGTCGCAGCGAGCACCGAGGGCCACGGCCGGGGCGAGGTCCTCTGGGAACCACCCTCCGACGCCTGGACGACCACCGCGGCGGGACGCTTCGCCGCCGCCCACGGCCATCGGTCCTACCCCGGCCTGCACGCCTGGTCGGTGACGGACCTCGACGGCTTCTGGACGGCGGTGAGCGACGACCTCGGGGTCCGCTGGCACGAGCGCCCGACGCATGCGCTGGCGGAGGCCTCGATGCCGGGGGCCCGCTGGTTCCCCGGCGGCACGCTCAGCTACGCCGAGCACGCCCTCGCCGCCGCCGCCGACCGACCCGACGACGTCGCCGTGGTGGCACGCAGCCAGACCCGGGACCCGCAGGAGATCACCTGGGGGGCCCTCGCCGAGCAGGTGGCCCGGTGCGCCGCCGGGCTGCGCCGGCTGGGCGTGGCGCCGGGCGACCGGGTCGCGGCCTACGCGCCGAACATCCCCGAGACGCTGGTCGCCTTCCTCGCCACCGCGTCGATCGGCGCGGTGTGGTCGAGCTGCGCCCCCGAGTTCGGCACCCGCTCGGTCATCGACCGCCTCGGCCAGATCGAGCCCAGCGTCCTGCTCGCCGTCGACGGCTACCGCTACGGCGCCAAGGCGATCGACCGCACCGCCGAGGTGGCCGTCATCGAGGACGCCCTCCCCGGCCTCCGGCACACGGTGCGGATCCCGTACCTCGACCGGGCTCGACCGGCCAACTCGGCTGGCGCCTCGCCGGGCGGTTCCGAGGACGGGTGGGCGGACCTGCTCGCCGGGCCCCACCCCGGGCCGCCCACGTTCGCGGCCGTGCCGTTCGACCACCCGCTCTACATCTTGTTCAGCTCGGGCACGACCGGTCTGCCCAAGGCCATCGTCCACGGCCACGGCGGCATCACGGTCGAGCACCTCAAGACCCTGACGCTCCACCAGGACCTCACCCCGGCCGACCGGTTCCTCTGGTTCACCACGACCGGCTGGATGATGTGGAACTACCTGGTGTCGGGGTTGCTGACCGGGTCGACCATCGTCTTGTTCGACGGCGACCCCGCCCACCCGTCGCTGGCGACGCTGTGGGACGTGGCCGACGAGACCGGCACCACCGTCTTCGGCGCCTCGGCCCCGTTCCTCATGGCCTGCCGCAAGGAGGGCCTGGACCCCGCCCGGGGGAGCCTGCGCTGGGTGGGGTCGACGGGGGCGCCGCTCCCGGCCGAGGGGTTCCGCTGGGTGCGCGACGCCGTCGGCGTCCCCGTCTCGTCGATCAGCGGCGGCACCGACGTGTGCACCGCCTTCCTGGGCACCTCGCCGCTGCTCCCGGTGCGGGCCGGCGAGCTCAGCTGCCGGCTGCTGGGCTGCGCCGTCGAGGCCGTCCACCCCGACGGCACGGCCTGCGCCCCGGGCGAGCTGGGCGAGCTGGTGGTCACCGTCCCCATGCCGTCGATGCCGGTCGGGTTCTGGGGCGACGACGACGGGTCCCGGTACCGGGCGGCCTACTTCGAGGACATCCCCGGCGTGTGGCGCCACGGCGACTGGGTGACCTTCACCGCCGACGGCGCCGCCACAATCACCGGCCGGTCCGACGCCACCCTCAACCGGGGCGGGGTGCGCCTCGGCACGAGCGACTTCTACACCGTCGTCGAGGGCCTCCCCGAGGTGGCCGACAGCCTCGTCGTGCACCTCGAGGGCGACGACGGGGGCGCCGGCGAGCTGATCCTCTTCGTCGCCCTGGCCCCCGGCGTCGCGGTCGACGAGGACGAGCTGGGGCGCCGGATCGGGGCGGCCCTCCGGTCGGAGCTGTCACCTCGCCACGTCCCCGACCGCCTCGAGGTCGTGCCGGCCGTGCCCCGCACCCTCTCGGGCAAGAAGCTGGAGGTGCCGGTGAAGCGCATCCTCACCGGCACCCCGGTCGACGACGCCGTGGCCCGGGGCTCTCTGGCCGACCCCTCGGCCCTCGACGCCTTCGAGCGCCTGGCCCCGGAGACCCCGCCCACCCCCTGA